In Serratia marcescens subsp. marcescens ATCC 13880, a single genomic region encodes these proteins:
- a CDS encoding gamma-glutamylcyclotransferase: protein MLTRDFLQKADCKTAFGAIEESLLLTPEQRAASLECTLSRRPDHSPVWVFGYGSLMWNPVFESEEVRPAMLQGWHRAFCMRLTAGRGTLHQPGRMLALKEGGQTTGLAFRLPEGKLREELELLWKREMVTDCYVPTWCELQLDGGETVTALVFVMNAQHPLFEADTSHQVIAPLIASASGPLGTNAQYLFALDNELKHHGMQDDCIGDLVRYVQQWLQQNRTGGIGSEATA from the coding sequence GTGTTAACGCGAGATTTTCTGCAAAAAGCGGATTGCAAAACCGCCTTTGGCGCTATTGAGGAGTCGCTGTTGCTGACGCCTGAACAGCGCGCAGCCTCGTTGGAATGCACGCTATCGCGCCGGCCGGATCACAGCCCGGTATGGGTATTCGGTTACGGTTCGCTGATGTGGAATCCGGTTTTCGAATCTGAAGAAGTGCGGCCCGCCATGCTGCAGGGCTGGCATCGGGCGTTCTGCATGCGTTTGACCGCCGGGCGCGGCACGCTGCACCAGCCGGGGCGCATGCTGGCGCTGAAAGAGGGCGGCCAGACCACCGGATTGGCGTTTCGTCTGCCGGAAGGCAAGCTGCGTGAAGAGCTGGAGCTGCTTTGGAAGCGCGAAATGGTGACCGATTGCTACGTGCCGACCTGGTGTGAACTGCAGTTGGATGGCGGAGAGACCGTCACGGCGCTGGTGTTCGTGATGAACGCGCAGCACCCGCTGTTTGAAGCAGACACCAGCCACCAGGTGATCGCGCCATTGATCGCCAGCGCCAGCGGCCCGCTGGGCACCAACGCGCAATACCTGTTTGCGCTGGATAACGAGCTGAAGCACCACGGCATGCAGGATGATTGCATCGGCGATCTGGTGCGCTATGTACAGCAATGGTTGCAGCAGAACCGCACCGGCGGCATCGGCAGCGAGGCCACCGCCTGA
- the chaA gene encoding sodium-potassium/proton antiporter ChaA, with amino-acid sequence MKSQHDPGRSTKSRHTEYSLIFPIAALVVLNLWGSTANFPLIVGINILALVGILSSAFSVVRHADVLAHRLGEPYGSLILSLSVVILEVSLISALMATGDAAPALMRDTLYSIIMIVSAGLVGFALLLGGRKFATQYVNLGGIKQYLMAIFPLAVIVLVFPSALPGGNFSTGQALLVALISAAMYGVFLVIQTKTHQSLFVYEHEDDDGDPHHGKPSSHSSAWHAAWLIVHLIAVIAVTKFNANPLEGLLTKMNAPAQFTGFLVALLILSPEGLGALRAVLNNQVQRAMNLFFGSVLATISLTVPAVTIIATLTGQTLIFGLQTPHIVVMLTVLLLCQLSFSTGRTNVLNGTAHLALFAAYMMTIFA; translated from the coding sequence ATGAAGTCGCAACACGATCCTGGCCGATCCACCAAGTCTCGCCACACCGAATACTCGCTGATCTTCCCCATCGCCGCGCTGGTGGTGTTGAATTTATGGGGCAGCACCGCTAACTTTCCGCTGATTGTCGGCATCAATATTCTCGCGCTGGTGGGGATCCTCAGCAGCGCCTTCAGCGTGGTGCGCCACGCCGACGTGCTGGCCCACCGATTGGGCGAACCCTACGGCTCGCTGATCCTCAGCCTGTCGGTGGTGATCCTCGAAGTCAGTCTGATCTCGGCGTTGATGGCCACCGGCGACGCCGCGCCGGCGCTGATGCGCGACACGCTGTACTCCATCATCATGATCGTTTCCGCCGGCCTGGTCGGCTTCGCGCTGCTGCTCGGCGGGCGCAAGTTCGCCACCCAGTACGTCAACCTCGGCGGCATAAAGCAGTATCTGATGGCGATTTTCCCGCTGGCGGTGATCGTGCTGGTATTCCCGAGCGCGCTGCCGGGCGGCAACTTCAGCACCGGGCAAGCGCTGCTGGTGGCGCTGATTTCCGCCGCCATGTATGGCGTATTCCTGGTGATCCAGACCAAAACCCACCAAAGCCTATTCGTGTACGAGCATGAAGACGACGATGGCGATCCGCATCACGGCAAGCCCTCTTCGCACAGCAGCGCCTGGCACGCCGCCTGGCTCATCGTGCACCTGATCGCGGTTATCGCCGTCACCAAGTTCAACGCCAATCCGCTGGAAGGCCTGCTGACCAAGATGAATGCGCCGGCGCAGTTCACCGGCTTCCTGGTGGCGCTGCTGATCCTGTCGCCGGAAGGCCTGGGCGCGCTGCGCGCCGTGTTGAACAACCAGGTGCAACGCGCCATGAACCTGTTCTTCGGTTCGGTGCTGGCGACCATCTCCCTGACCGTGCCGGCGGTCACCATCATCGCCACCCTGACCGGGCAGACGCTGATCTTCGGCCTGCAAACGCCGCATATCGTGGTGATGCTGACGGTGTTGCTGCTGTGCCAGCTGTCGTTCTCGACCGGCCGCACCAACGTGCTGAACGGCACCGCCCACCTGGCGCTGTTCGCCGCCTACATGATGACGATCTTCGCCTGA
- the chaB gene encoding putative cation transport regulator ChaB produces the protein MPYQDTNDLPDNVKHVLPEHAQAIYKEAFNSAWQQYRDPDDRRGDDSREETAHKVAWAAVKQSYRKGDDERWHKK, from the coding sequence ATGCCATACCAAGACACGAACGACTTGCCGGACAATGTGAAGCATGTGCTGCCGGAACATGCGCAGGCGATCTATAAAGAAGCGTTTAACAGCGCCTGGCAACAATACCGGGATCCCGACGATCGGCGCGGTGACGACAGCCGGGAGGAGACGGCGCATAAAGTAGCCTGGGCGGCGGTCAAGCAAAGCTATCGCAAGGGCGACGACGAACGCTGGCATAAAAAGTAA
- a CDS encoding siderophore-interacting protein codes for MTTEAPRSRAPYLIAVSAVQDITPHLRRITFTAPDLRYYPANAAAAHIKVFLPLAGQTQPDLPTLTENGPRWAADAVRPIVRTYSIRAVRPEQAEVDIEFAIHDHQGPAVDFARQAKIGDKIGISNPGGPKPMLPAADFYCLAGDPSSLPALAALLENLPPHGAGRAFVRVDSTADVIDLKKPAGVEVNWVVGGTEKTDELVARFRAQSVPQGEAHFWLAGEDRLVVELRRYLRRERQCDRNRLYAVPYWREGLNEEGYHNKRHEIMDNIDD; via the coding sequence GTGACTACCGAAGCCCCTCGCTCACGCGCCCCCTACCTGATCGCCGTCAGCGCCGTACAGGACATTACGCCGCACCTGCGCCGCATCACCTTTACCGCGCCCGATCTGCGCTACTACCCGGCCAACGCCGCCGCCGCGCACATCAAGGTCTTTTTGCCGCTCGCCGGCCAAACGCAGCCGGATCTGCCGACGCTGACCGAAAACGGCCCGCGCTGGGCTGCCGATGCCGTGCGCCCGATCGTGCGCACCTATTCCATTCGCGCCGTGCGCCCGGAACAGGCGGAAGTGGACATCGAATTCGCCATTCACGATCACCAGGGACCGGCGGTCGACTTCGCGCGCCAGGCGAAAATCGGCGATAAAATCGGCATCAGCAATCCAGGCGGCCCCAAACCGATGCTGCCGGCCGCCGACTTCTACTGCCTGGCGGGCGATCCTTCCTCGCTGCCGGCGTTGGCCGCGCTGCTGGAAAACCTGCCGCCGCACGGCGCCGGGCGCGCTTTCGTCCGCGTCGATAGCACTGCCGACGTGATTGACCTGAAAAAGCCTGCCGGCGTTGAGGTGAATTGGGTCGTCGGCGGCACAGAGAAAACCGACGAATTGGTCGCTAGGTTCCGCGCGCAGTCCGTGCCGCAGGGTGAAGCGCACTTCTGGCTCGCCGGTGAAGATCGCCTGGTAGTAGAGTTGCGCCGTTACCTGCGGCGCGAACGTCAATGCGATCGTAATCGTCTTTATGCCGTGCCTTACTGGCGTGAGGGGCTAAATGAAGAGGGTTACCACAATAAACGGCATGAAATCATGGATAATATTGACGACTGA
- the phoH gene encoding phosphate starvation-inducible protein PhoH: MGRQKAVIKARREAKRVIRRDARSHRQLEEESVTSLVQMGGVESIGMARDKRDSSPIEARTEAQGHYLSAIENKQLIFATGEAGCGKTFISAAKAAEALIHKEVDRIIVTRPVLQADEDLGFLPGDISEKFAPYFRPVYDILVRRLGSSFMQYCLRPEIGKVEIAPFAYMRGRTFENAVVILDEAQNVTASQMKMFLTRLGENVTVIVNGDVTQCDLPRGVKSGLSDALERFEEDEMIGVIRFEKQDCVRSALCQRTLNAYS; the protein is encoded by the coding sequence ATGGGTAGACAGAAAGCAGTGATCAAAGCACGTCGTGAAGCGAAACGCGTTATTCGTCGTGACGCTCGTAGTCATCGCCAGCTGGAAGAAGAGTCTGTGACCTCGCTGGTGCAAATGGGGGGAGTCGAGTCTATCGGCATGGCGCGAGACAAGCGCGATAGCTCACCCATCGAGGCTAGAACCGAAGCTCAGGGTCATTACTTATCAGCCATAGAGAATAAGCAGCTGATCTTCGCCACCGGCGAAGCCGGCTGCGGCAAAACATTTATCAGCGCCGCCAAGGCGGCGGAGGCGCTGATCCATAAAGAGGTGGATCGGATTATCGTTACCCGTCCTGTTTTGCAGGCGGATGAAGATCTCGGTTTCTTGCCGGGGGATATCTCCGAGAAGTTCGCGCCTTATTTCCGCCCGGTGTATGACATTCTGGTGCGCCGTTTAGGATCTTCCTTTATGCAGTACTGCCTGCGCCCGGAAATCGGCAAGGTGGAGATTGCGCCGTTCGCTTATATGCGCGGGCGCACCTTCGAAAATGCGGTCGTTATCCTGGATGAAGCCCAGAACGTGACCGCCAGCCAGATGAAAATGTTCCTGACCCGCCTGGGGGAAAACGTGACGGTTATCGTTAACGGCGACGTAACCCAGTGCGACCTGCCGCGCGGCGTGAAATCCGGCCTCAGCGATGCCCTGGAACGCTTCGAAGAGGACGAGATGATCGGCGTTATCCGCTTTGAAAAACAGGACTGCGTGCGTTCCGCTCTGTGCCAGCGCACGCTCAACGCTTACAGTTAA
- the lpxO gene encoding lipid A hydroxylase LpxO, producing MKYIILLLLILCVVYVHYRGRVRYNVWRQLSDHSTFTAPLNVFMYLFSRVPTTPYLKPEQFPELTVLRDNWETIRDEGQKLMEIQQIKASDQFNDAGFNSFFKTGWKRFYLKWYEDSHPSAMTLCPQTTELLRSLPSVKAAMFAELPDGSRLPRHRDPYAGSLRYHLGLITPNDDRCFIEVDGERYSWRDGEGVMFDETYLHYAENQSGQNRLILFCDIERPMRYRWAQAVNHWLGRNLMSAATAPNEEGDRTGGVNKMFKYIYAIRRVGKRLKAWNRTGYYIIKWILFGGIAAAIFFSV from the coding sequence ATGAAATACATCATTCTGCTTTTGCTTATTTTATGCGTCGTCTATGTGCATTACCGCGGGCGGGTGCGCTACAACGTGTGGCGTCAGCTGTCTGACCATTCCACCTTTACCGCACCGCTGAACGTCTTCATGTATCTGTTTTCCCGTGTGCCGACCACGCCGTACCTGAAGCCGGAGCAGTTTCCTGAGCTGACGGTATTGAGAGATAACTGGGAGACCATCCGCGACGAAGGACAGAAGCTGATGGAGATCCAGCAGATCAAGGCGTCCGATCAATTCAACGACGCCGGTTTCAACTCGTTCTTCAAGACCGGTTGGAAGCGCTTTTACCTGAAATGGTATGAGGACAGCCATCCGTCCGCCATGACCCTGTGCCCGCAGACCACGGAACTGCTGCGCAGCCTGCCTTCGGTCAAGGCGGCGATGTTTGCCGAACTGCCGGATGGCAGCCGGTTGCCGCGCCACCGCGACCCTTACGCCGGTTCGCTGCGTTATCACCTGGGGCTGATTACCCCCAACGATGACCGCTGCTTTATTGAGGTGGACGGCGAACGCTACAGCTGGCGCGACGGTGAAGGCGTGATGTTCGATGAAACCTATCTGCACTACGCGGAAAATCAGAGCGGGCAGAATCGTCTGATCCTGTTCTGCGACATCGAACGGCCGATGCGCTACCGCTGGGCGCAGGCGGTTAACCACTGGCTGGGGCGCAATCTGATGAGCGCCGCCACCGCGCCGAATGAAGAGGGCGATCGCACCGGCGGCGTCAACAAGATGTTCAAATACATCTATGCGATACGCCGGGTGGGGAAACGCCTGAAGGCCTGGAACCGTACCGGTTATTACATCATCAAGTGGATTTTGTTCGGGGGGATCGCCGCGGCGATATTCTTCTCGGTATAA